The proteins below are encoded in one region of Bacteroidota bacterium:
- a CDS encoding aminotransferase class V-fold PLP-dependent enzyme: MRFGKAIHREWLLDPNITFLNHGSFGATPKVVLDVQRDWQERLESEPIRFFKRDFPEAIEPIRERLASFIKADSQDIVFVENATMGINAVLRSLIPEFSPGDELLTTSHVYGAVRKTLDYVADTSGATVVEAYVPFPIDDPQQVIDAIVSKITARTKFALIDHVTSSTGIVFPIERIIPILKERGITVMIDGAHAPGMLDIDIAALDVDYYSGNCHKWLFAPKGAAFLWTKRTLQPKIHPVVISEHYGKNYQLEFGWVGTRDLTALLSIGAGMDFLEEHGIGEVRSYNAEVTLKAREVVTKALGVPFGAPTSMLTSLCTMPLPGNPAATDESVLRLHDTIFDNYQIEVPALKVNGELLLRFSVQIYNELSEYERLAEVLTELRAKGILG, from the coding sequence ATGCGATTTGGCAAGGCGATACACCGCGAATGGCTCCTGGACCCGAACATCACGTTCCTCAACCACGGCTCCTTCGGCGCGACGCCGAAGGTCGTACTGGACGTTCAACGCGACTGGCAGGAACGGCTCGAATCGGAACCGATCCGGTTCTTCAAACGCGACTTCCCCGAGGCTATTGAGCCGATCCGCGAACGACTGGCATCCTTCATTAAGGCCGATTCCCAGGACATCGTCTTCGTCGAAAATGCGACGATGGGGATCAACGCCGTTCTTCGATCATTGATACCGGAGTTTTCTCCGGGCGACGAACTGCTGACCACATCCCACGTCTATGGAGCGGTTCGCAAGACGTTGGATTACGTTGCCGATACTAGCGGAGCAACGGTCGTCGAAGCCTATGTCCCGTTTCCGATCGACGACCCTCAGCAGGTGATCGACGCCATCGTTTCGAAGATTACGGCTCGGACGAAGTTCGCATTGATCGATCATGTTACCAGCTCGACCGGCATCGTGTTCCCGATTGAACGGATCATCCCGATCCTGAAGGAACGCGGCATCACTGTGATGATCGACGGGGCCCACGCTCCGGGAATGCTCGACATCGACATTGCAGCTCTCGACGTCGATTACTACAGCGGCAACTGCCACAAATGGCTTTTCGCTCCGAAAGGCGCAGCATTCTTGTGGACGAAACGGACGCTGCAGCCGAAGATCCATCCCGTTGTGATCTCCGAGCATTACGGAAAGAATTATCAACTCGAGTTCGGTTGGGTCGGGACCCGCGACCTAACGGCGCTGCTTTCGATTGGCGCCGGAATGGATTTCCTCGAGGAGCACGGCATTGGCGAGGTTCGATCCTATAATGCCGAAGTCACCCTCAAAGCACGAGAGGTTGTTACTAAGGCTCTCGGAGTGCCGTTCGGAGCCCCGACATCCATGCTGACCTCCCTCTGCACGATGCCGCTTCCAGGGAATCCTGCAGCGACGGATGAATCGGTACTGCGTCTACACGATACGATCTTTGACAACTATCAGATAGAAGTCCCGGCATTGAAGGTCAATGGCGAACTGCTGCTCCGTTTCTCGGTTCAGATCTACAACGAACTTTCTGAGTACGAACGACTCGCGGAGGTGTTGACCGAGCTTCGAGCTAAGGGGATCTTAGGATGA
- a CDS encoding 5'-methylthioadenosine/adenosylhomocysteine nucleosidase produces the protein MIGILSAMDDEIRLLIGDLERRDETTIAGRRYLRGTLYGHDVVLALSRWGKVAAAQTATTLINTFGVSKVIFTGVAGGVDPSLEIGDIVISTELVQHDVDASAVPLMKRFEIPLLGISHFASDATLLRQAVQAAAEYASGITSDIETKHLDTYRITTPRVTSGLIASGDLFIADPNKTAELRDALPGLQCIEMEGAAVAQVCYEHGIPFVVIRAISDKADHSAVIDFPQFVEYIAAHYSRGIIRGMLS, from the coding sequence ATGATCGGCATCCTCTCTGCAATGGACGACGAGATCCGCCTGCTGATTGGCGACCTCGAGCGACGTGACGAAACGACTATCGCCGGGCGACGATACCTTCGCGGTACGCTTTACGGACACGACGTAGTCTTGGCCCTGTCGAGATGGGGCAAAGTTGCTGCAGCGCAAACGGCAACGACGCTCATCAACACGTTCGGCGTCTCGAAGGTAATCTTTACTGGTGTCGCAGGAGGAGTTGATCCAAGCCTTGAAATTGGCGACATCGTTATCTCGACTGAACTCGTCCAGCACGACGTCGATGCCAGCGCCGTTCCGCTGATGAAGCGGTTCGAGATCCCGCTGCTCGGCATATCGCATTTTGCGTCCGATGCTACACTGCTCAGACAAGCGGTACAGGCTGCCGCCGAGTATGCATCGGGTATTACATCCGACATTGAAACAAAGCACCTCGATACGTATCGTATTACTACTCCGCGAGTCACGAGCGGCCTCATTGCAAGCGGCGATCTCTTTATTGCCGATCCCAACAAGACCGCGGAGCTTCGCGACGCATTGCCGGGACTACAGTGCATCGAGATGGAAGGCGCGGCCGTCGCGCAAGTCTGTTACGAACACGGCATTCCATTCGTCGTGATCCGCGCGATCAGTGATAAGGCCGATCATTCGGCCGTCATCGATTTTCCGCAGTTCGTCGAGTACATCGCGGCACACTATTCTCGAGGTATTATTCGGGGAATGCTGTCATAG
- a CDS encoding DNA internalization-related competence protein ComEC/Rec2, translating to MPNTTRPTTRPAFVVLVAMIVGIVFANSMSSLRPEILPVVVAALGVLLLGAILLRRHTQLQLLLVCTLSCGLGFASRSFQRISSEQSILTTLSTGAERSSVLFGTVLRQVPSGPRSDRLVIGLDSIRCDSAVFTTPSKILLAVRHLPDSIGIPIPRRGEYIKAFAVIENDTRIRNPYESPRFSQIRRQYGVEAAAFATSPFDVYIVGGIPHRSITEQLTDAFDSVRASIANRLGALFPDTVTRGIVLAVVLGDKRWIDESTTTQFRQAGLSHILVVSGFNVGIVALLVYYLLRFIGLSRLRLRILCSMIVVALYALTIGLEPSVIRALSTVELVFLALLLERKPDIGNITAATASIALVLDPSLLFDTSFQLTYGAVFALVLIAPRLDAICISDDVRENRSWRGRIRYYIYATLVSSTAVTLGLLPIMVYAFHRVSAVAIVTNLVGIPLAGLLTSLSFLLIPLSFLPPIASVYAELTGALAYCLRTLASVSGSLHWSSFPIEQPHRVYVVLYVVGLWYLIHSDSFKRFAARTIVIACAAALLLIADVPFAATVVARDGVLSVLFADVGQGDAILVHTPHGKNIMIDFGGLDHNDDAIVTQTIVPLLEAEGMTIIDHGFLTHMHVDHYGGAAAMMERYPLHSLVTSGERSSAASALALDRATRAMHIPVMRTRRGCMYDLGDSIKLYVLNPTSSEAVARTDMNHHSLVLKLCYGTTSLLFLGDIEASDESRLVNDYGTFLRSDVVKVAHHGSRYSSDPAFAELVKPAIAVVSVGEHNSFGHPARRALSVWTRSGAQVYRTDRDGAVLIHSDGNTIRRDDWRR from the coding sequence TTGCCGAATACTACACGTCCGACCACACGACCGGCGTTCGTTGTCCTGGTGGCAATGATCGTTGGTATTGTCTTCGCGAACAGCATGTCTTCGCTTCGTCCGGAGATTCTTCCGGTCGTGGTTGCCGCATTGGGAGTGTTGTTGCTCGGCGCCATTCTCCTGCGCCGACATACACAATTGCAGTTGCTGCTCGTATGCACACTCTCGTGTGGGCTCGGGTTCGCGTCTCGGAGTTTTCAGCGTATTAGCTCGGAGCAGTCGATACTCACAACACTCTCCACAGGAGCAGAACGAAGCAGCGTTCTCTTCGGCACGGTCTTGCGGCAGGTACCCTCCGGGCCACGATCCGACCGGCTCGTCATCGGGCTCGATTCGATACGGTGCGATTCTGCAGTATTCACCACACCGAGCAAGATACTGCTCGCCGTACGACATCTGCCCGACTCGATCGGTATTCCGATACCACGACGCGGAGAATATATCAAAGCATTTGCGGTGATCGAGAATGACACACGAATTCGCAACCCGTACGAATCACCCCGATTCTCACAGATTCGACGTCAGTATGGTGTGGAGGCCGCCGCATTTGCCACAAGTCCGTTCGATGTTTATATAGTCGGCGGGATACCGCATCGCTCCATTACTGAGCAACTGACGGATGCGTTCGATAGTGTGCGAGCGTCGATCGCTAACCGACTCGGAGCACTCTTTCCCGACACAGTGACGCGTGGTATTGTGCTCGCAGTTGTATTGGGCGACAAACGTTGGATCGACGAATCTACTACTACACAATTTCGTCAGGCCGGTCTCTCGCATATCCTCGTCGTGAGCGGCTTTAATGTCGGTATCGTTGCGTTACTCGTATACTACCTGCTTCGCTTCATCGGCCTGAGCCGACTACGACTGCGTATTCTCTGCTCGATGATCGTTGTCGCACTCTATGCGCTGACGATCGGCCTCGAACCGAGCGTCATTCGGGCACTCTCTACGGTTGAACTTGTCTTCCTTGCGCTGCTGCTTGAACGCAAACCGGACATCGGCAACATCACAGCGGCAACAGCGAGTATTGCGCTCGTCCTCGATCCGTCGCTCCTGTTCGATACGAGTTTCCAGCTTACGTACGGCGCGGTATTTGCATTGGTGTTGATCGCACCACGTCTCGATGCGATCTGTATTAGCGACGACGTTCGTGAGAACCGAAGCTGGCGCGGGAGAATACGCTACTACATCTATGCAACCCTGGTCTCATCGACCGCCGTGACGCTCGGTCTGCTTCCGATCATGGTGTATGCATTTCATCGCGTAAGCGCTGTCGCGATTGTGACAAACCTCGTCGGGATTCCACTCGCAGGGCTGCTCACGTCGCTGAGCTTTCTGTTGATTCCGCTCTCGTTTCTTCCGCCGATTGCTTCGGTGTACGCGGAGCTGACCGGGGCGCTTGCATATTGTTTGAGGACACTCGCCTCTGTATCGGGCTCGCTTCATTGGTCATCATTTCCGATCGAGCAGCCGCATCGTGTCTATGTCGTTCTCTATGTTGTTGGATTGTGGTACTTGATCCACAGTGACTCGTTCAAACGATTTGCCGCTCGCACCATTGTCATCGCATGCGCAGCAGCACTGCTCCTCATTGCCGACGTGCCGTTCGCGGCAACCGTCGTCGCTCGCGATGGCGTACTCTCCGTTCTCTTTGCGGATGTCGGACAAGGCGACGCAATCCTTGTGCATACACCGCACGGGAAGAATATTATGATCGACTTCGGCGGGCTCGATCACAATGATGACGCAATCGTGACACAGACGATCGTCCCTCTGCTCGAAGCCGAGGGCATGACGATTATTGATCATGGATTTCTGACGCACATGCATGTCGATCACTATGGCGGTGCGGCTGCGATGATGGAACGATATCCGCTTCACTCGCTGGTAACGAGCGGCGAACGCTCGTCGGCCGCCAGCGCACTTGCTCTCGATCGTGCGACCCGGGCAATGCATATTCCAGTGATGCGAACACGTCGAGGCTGTATGTATGACCTTGGGGACAGCATCAAACTTTACGTTCTGAATCCGACGAGCAGCGAAGCCGTTGCCCGCACAGACATGAACCACCATTCACTCGTGCTGAAGTTGTGTTACGGAACGACCTCCCTCCTCTTTCTCGGAGATATCGAAGCCTCGGATGAGTCTCGTCTCGTGAACGATTACGGGACGTTTCTTCGATCCGATGTCGTAAAGGTTGCGCATCACGGGAGCCGCTACAGCTCCGATCCCGCGTTCGCCGAACTGGTGAAGCCTGCGATCGCCGTAGTGTCAGTCGGAGAACATAACTCGTTCGGTCATCCTGCTCGTCGTGCGCTATCGGTTTGGACTCGCAGCGGAGCGCAGGTGTATCGTACGGATCGTGACGGAGCGGTTCTTATTCACTCGGACGGCAATACGATCCGACGTGACGATTGGCGTCGATAG
- the kbl gene encoding glycine C-acetyltransferase gives MYGATKEQLQAELAEIKSSGLYKDERIITSPQGVEIEVEGRAGSFLNFCANNYLGLSSHPRVIKAAHHALDTHGYGMSSVRFICGTEDLHKQLEREISTFLHTEDTILYMACFDANGGVFEPLFGEQDAIISDELNHASIIDGIRLSKAARYRYKNCDMADLERCLIEAKGARRRVVVTDGVFSMDGFIAKLDEICDLAEKYDALVMVDDSHATGFVGKTGRGSIEYKNVMGRVDIITSTLGKALGGAAGGFTSGRKEIIDMLRQRSRPYLFSNSVPPPIAGAALEVVKMISETTALRDKLEWNTTYFREQMTAAGFDIKPGVHPICPIMLYDAPLAQQFAKSLLDEGIYVIGFFYPVVPKGQARIRVQISAAHEKEHLNKAIAAFTKIGTTLGVIK, from the coding sequence ATGTACGGAGCAACGAAAGAACAACTACAGGCCGAACTCGCCGAAATTAAATCATCGGGTCTATACAAAGACGAGCGTATCATCACTTCTCCGCAAGGTGTCGAGATCGAGGTCGAAGGCCGTGCCGGGTCGTTTCTGAATTTCTGTGCGAATAATTATCTCGGTCTTTCGTCGCATCCGCGAGTTATCAAGGCGGCGCATCATGCGCTCGATACGCATGGGTATGGCATGTCGAGCGTCCGATTTATCTGCGGTACCGAAGATCTGCACAAACAGCTCGAACGCGAGATCTCGACCTTTCTCCACACCGAGGACACCATTCTTTACATGGCATGCTTCGATGCGAATGGCGGTGTGTTTGAACCGCTTTTCGGCGAGCAAGACGCAATCATCAGCGACGAGCTGAACCACGCGTCGATCATCGACGGCATCAGACTCTCGAAGGCCGCTCGCTACCGCTACAAGAACTGCGATATGGCAGACCTCGAACGCTGCCTCATCGAAGCGAAAGGCGCACGCCGTCGGGTCGTTGTCACCGACGGCGTATTCTCGATGGACGGCTTCATCGCGAAGCTCGATGAGATCTGCGACCTTGCCGAGAAATACGACGCGCTGGTGATGGTGGACGACAGCCACGCCACCGGTTTTGTCGGCAAGACCGGCCGCGGATCGATCGAGTACAAGAATGTCATGGGTCGCGTCGATATCATTACCTCGACGCTCGGTAAAGCGCTCGGTGGTGCGGCAGGCGGTTTCACGTCGGGTCGCAAGGAGATTATCGATATGCTCCGCCAGCGTTCGCGGCCGTACCTTTTCTCGAACTCCGTTCCGCCGCCGATCGCCGGTGCTGCATTAGAGGTCGTGAAGATGATCTCGGAGACGACAGCGCTTCGCGACAAGCTCGAGTGGAACACCACTTACTTCCGCGAGCAGATGACCGCCGCCGGCTTCGATATCAAACCTGGTGTGCATCCCATCTGCCCGATCATGCTCTACGATGCACCGCTCGCACAGCAGTTCGCGAAGTCGTTGCTTGACGAAGGCATCTACGTGATCGGCTTCTTTTATCCGGTCGTGCCGAAAGGCCAGGCACGTATTCGTGTGCAGATTTCGGCAGCACACGAGAAGGAACATCTCAATAAAGCGATCGCCGCATTCACGAAGATCGGCACGACGCTTGGCGTCATCAAGTAA
- a CDS encoding DUF2279 domain-containing protein, protein MTRLRYLGVVLLLSALCCRIVVAQQLDSAAKPTTLGIVAASLAPAAVLGIAIGQNYYDFWRNSNKVPFYFSNDPPYALHADKLGHAMYSYICADVVKLCYSEAGVDRTTSAWLGFASSFLAQTMVEIGDGFHGNEPYYGFSPGDEFGDIMGASFSLAKEYVPYLKRFDYKIGVWPSQAYHEGAFRGLLDDDESQFFWLSMDIHDYIGGAYPAWLRPAIGYGVENLTSSAFLPSRQGLTPKSLVYLGVDLDLRQLPIEGDTWRIIAEILSHYRIPLPAVQVSPIVKWHWLKP, encoded by the coding sequence TTGACACGCTTGCGGTACCTCGGCGTCGTTCTGCTTCTCTCGGCATTGTGCTGCAGGATTGTCGTTGCGCAACAATTGGATTCGGCAGCCAAACCGACCACGCTCGGCATCGTCGCCGCATCGCTCGCACCGGCAGCTGTGCTCGGCATCGCGATCGGCCAGAACTACTATGACTTCTGGCGCAATAGCAATAAAGTCCCGTTCTATTTTTCGAACGATCCGCCCTATGCCTTGCATGCCGATAAACTCGGCCATGCGATGTATTCCTATATCTGTGCCGATGTCGTCAAGCTCTGCTATAGCGAGGCGGGAGTCGATCGTACAACGTCTGCTTGGTTAGGGTTTGCATCCTCGTTTCTTGCACAAACGATGGTCGAGATCGGCGACGGCTTCCATGGGAACGAACCGTACTACGGCTTCTCGCCGGGCGATGAATTCGGCGACATCATGGGTGCGAGCTTTTCGCTGGCCAAGGAGTATGTGCCGTATCTGAAACGTTTCGATTATAAGATCGGCGTCTGGCCCTCGCAGGCATATCACGAAGGTGCATTCCGCGGATTGCTCGATGACGACGAATCGCAGTTCTTTTGGCTTTCGATGGATATTCATGATTATATCGGCGGCGCATATCCGGCATGGCTGCGACCGGCGATCGGGTACGGTGTCGAAAACCTCACCAGTTCCGCATTCCTCCCATCACGGCAGGGGCTGACACCGAAATCGCTTGTGTATCTTGGCGTCGATCTCGATCTGCGGCAACTCCCGATCGAGGGAGATACATGGAGGATCATCGCAGAAATCCTCAGCCACTACAGAATCCCACTCCCAGCGGTGCAGGTCTCGCCCATTGTCAAGTGGCACTGGCTCAAACCATAA